The Chitiniphilus purpureus sequence AGCGGCATGGTGAGCTTCATCTATCGCAATGCCGCCGGTGTGAGCCTGCCGCACAATGCCGCGCAGATCGCGCAGATCGCCCGGCCCATCGACCGTCGCCAGCTGGACGCGGGTGACCTGGTGTTCTTCAATACCTTGGGAAGGCCGTACTCGCACGTGGGCGTCTACATCGGCGATGGCAAGTTCGTGCATGCGCCGTCCAGCGGCGGCAAGATCAAGGTCGAATCGCTGGACAAGCCTTACTTCGCGCAGCGCTTCGAGGGGGGGCGTAGCCTGTTCGCCGGACCGTGACCTGACGCGAGGGGCGGTCAGGCCTTGTCGAATGGCTGGCCGCCGATGCGCGTGTGCACCCGGCCATCCTCGCCATACAGCTGCGGCACCTCCTGGGTCTGCGACAGCTCGGCGAACAGCCGGTCGTTCAGATGACGACGGGTCTCGATCAGTTGGCCGTTGCTGGCATTGCGTGCCTTGACCAGCTGGCTCAGCGCCCGGATGCGTTGCCATTGCTCGGCCAGCTGCGGATCCAGTGCCCTGAGCGTCTCGTCCAGCAGATGCGCGGGCGTGAGCGGCACGCCACTGCCTTGGGCCACAGTGCGCAGCGCCTGGAACTGGT is a genomic window containing:
- a CDS encoding C40 family peptidase encodes the protein MVANAVPVRIALLSAVLLIAACSAPPKRAGKTTAPPGISRIIVDSAQRQEVLLYALGLLDVGYQFGGKNPEAGLDCSGMVSFIYRNAAGVSLPHNAAQIAQIARPIDRRQLDAGDLVFFNTLGRPYSHVGVYIGDGKFVHAPSSGGKIKVESLDKPYFAQRFEGGRSLFAGP
- a CDS encoding flagella synthesis protein FlgN yields the protein MTEAAKAQFIALFSALESTMARFDALLEEEQHVLVHSDIDSLSALTAAKLDISNQLENQFQALRTVAQGSGVPLTPAHLLDETLRALDPQLAEQWQRIRALSQLVKARNASNGQLIETRRHLNDRLFAELSQTQEVPQLYGEDGRVHTRIGGQPFDKA